A window of the Streptomyces sp. Ag109_O5-10 genome harbors these coding sequences:
- the sucC gene encoding ADP-forming succinate--CoA ligase subunit beta, translating to MDLFEYQARDLFAKHDVPVLAGEVIDTPEAARAITERLGGKSVVKAQVKVGGRGKAGGVKLAASADEAVARATDILGMDIKGHTVHKVMIAETAPEILEEYYVSFLLDRANRTFLSIASVEGGMEIEEVAATRPEAVAKTPIDAIDGVDLAKAKEIVAAAKFPAEVADKVADVLVRLWDTFIKEDALLVEVNPLAKVASGDVIALDGKVSLDDNAEFRHADWAELHDKAAANPLEAAAKEKNLNYVKLDGEVGIIGNGAGLVMSTLDVVAYAGENHGGVKPANFLDIGGGASAQVMANGLEIILGDPDVKSVFVNVFGGITACDEVANGIVQALKLLEDRGEDVSKPLVVRLDGNNAELGRKILTDANHPLVQRVDTMDGAADKAAELAHAAK from the coding sequence GTGGACCTGTTCGAGTACCAGGCGAGGGACCTCTTCGCCAAGCACGATGTACCGGTGCTGGCCGGTGAAGTCATCGACACGCCTGAGGCGGCGCGCGCGATCACCGAGCGTCTGGGCGGCAAGTCCGTCGTCAAGGCGCAGGTGAAGGTCGGTGGCCGCGGCAAGGCCGGTGGCGTCAAGCTGGCCGCCTCCGCGGACGAGGCCGTCGCCCGGGCGACGGACATCCTCGGCATGGACATCAAGGGCCACACGGTCCACAAGGTGATGATCGCCGAGACGGCCCCGGAGATCCTCGAGGAGTACTACGTCTCCTTCCTCCTCGACCGTGCCAACCGCACCTTCCTCTCCATCGCCTCCGTCGAGGGCGGCATGGAGATCGAGGAGGTGGCGGCCACCCGCCCCGAGGCCGTCGCCAAGACGCCGATCGACGCGATCGACGGCGTGGACCTCGCCAAGGCCAAGGAGATCGTCGCCGCGGCGAAGTTCCCGGCCGAGGTCGCCGACAAGGTGGCCGACGTCCTGGTCCGGCTGTGGGACACCTTCATCAAGGAGGACGCCCTCCTCGTCGAGGTCAACCCGCTCGCGAAGGTCGCCTCCGGTGACGTCATCGCCCTCGACGGCAAGGTGTCGCTGGACGACAACGCCGAGTTCCGCCACGCGGACTGGGCGGAGCTCCACGACAAGGCCGCGGCCAACCCGCTGGAGGCCGCCGCCAAGGAGAAGAACCTCAACTACGTCAAGCTCGACGGCGAGGTCGGCATCATCGGCAACGGCGCGGGTCTCGTCATGAGCACCCTGGACGTCGTCGCGTACGCCGGTGAGAACCACGGTGGCGTCAAGCCCGCCAACTTCCTGGACATCGGCGGTGGCGCCTCTGCCCAGGTCATGGCGAACGGCCTGGAGATCATCCTCGGCGACCCCGACGTCAAGTCGGTCTTCGTCAACGTCTTCGGTGGCATCACCGCCTGCGACGAGGTCGCCAACGGCATCGTGCAGGCGCTGAAGCTTCTGGAGGACCGCGGCGAGGACGTCTCCAAGCCGCTCGTCGTCCGCCTCGACGGCAACAACGCCGAGCTGGGCCGCAAGATCCTCACCGACGCCAACCACCCGCTGGTGCAGCGCGTCGACACCATGGACGGCGCGGCCGACAAGGCCGCCGAGCTGGCCCACGCCGCCAAGTAA
- a CDS encoding SWIM zinc finger family protein, which translates to MTQQGVRWSVDQVLALAPDAASRKAGSRLGAAGPWSGAGSCEEGTVWGLCKGSGSKPYQTIVDVADPAGPAYKCSCPSRKFPCKHALGLLLLWAGGDDSVPAARQPPDWAEQWIAGRRSRAEGKRPTGAGSSPAAADPEAARRRAEQRAERVTAGATELEQRLSDLLRGGLAAAEQAGYGLWEETAARMVDAQAPGLAARVRELGAIPGSGPGWPVRLLEECALLHLLVQGWLRRDRLPADLAATVRSRIGLPAPADGTPVRDRWLVLAQYDTADAKLTTRRIWLHGADSGRTALLLSYGAAGRAPELALPVGLALDAELSAFPGAGQHRAALGERFAAPAPSSARPPGVPTAQAAARYGEALRDDPWLESVPVTLGRVVPVPDGDSWQLADAEGESALPLAAGTRSGPGLWRLVALSGGAPVTVFGECGHRGFTPLTAWPQETGEAVPLC; encoded by the coding sequence ATGACTCAGCAGGGGGTGCGCTGGAGCGTGGACCAGGTGCTGGCCTTGGCGCCTGACGCCGCGTCACGCAAGGCGGGAAGCAGGCTCGGAGCGGCGGGGCCGTGGTCCGGGGCCGGGAGTTGCGAGGAGGGGACGGTATGGGGACTGTGCAAGGGCAGCGGCAGCAAGCCGTACCAGACGATCGTGGACGTCGCCGACCCGGCGGGGCCCGCCTACAAGTGCAGCTGCCCGAGCCGGAAGTTCCCCTGCAAGCACGCTCTCGGCCTGCTCCTGCTCTGGGCGGGCGGGGACGACTCGGTGCCGGCGGCGCGGCAGCCGCCGGACTGGGCCGAGCAGTGGATCGCGGGCAGACGCAGCCGTGCGGAGGGCAAACGGCCGACGGGCGCCGGGAGTTCCCCGGCCGCCGCTGATCCCGAGGCGGCCCGGCGCCGGGCGGAGCAGCGGGCCGAGCGGGTCACGGCGGGCGCCACGGAGCTGGAGCAGCGGCTGTCCGACCTGCTGCGCGGCGGCCTGGCCGCGGCCGAGCAGGCGGGGTACGGGCTGTGGGAGGAGACGGCGGCCCGCATGGTCGACGCCCAGGCTCCCGGACTGGCGGCGCGGGTAAGGGAGTTGGGGGCGATACCGGGCTCCGGTCCGGGCTGGCCGGTGCGGCTGCTCGAGGAGTGCGCGCTGCTGCACCTCCTCGTCCAGGGCTGGCTGCGCCGCGACCGGCTCCCGGCGGACCTCGCGGCCACGGTGCGCTCCCGCATCGGCCTGCCCGCCCCGGCGGACGGTACGCCGGTGCGCGACCGCTGGCTGGTCCTCGCCCAGTACGACACCGCGGACGCGAAGCTGACGACCCGCCGGATCTGGCTGCACGGCGCCGACTCGGGCCGCACGGCGCTGCTCCTCTCCTACGGTGCCGCAGGCCGCGCGCCCGAACTGGCGCTGCCCGTCGGCCTCGCCCTGGACGCGGAGCTGTCCGCCTTTCCGGGTGCGGGGCAGCACCGGGCGGCACTGGGCGAGCGGTTCGCCGCACCCGCGCCCTCGTCGGCACGGCCGCCGGGGGTACCGACGGCACAGGCGGCGGCCCGGTACGGGGAGGCACTGCGCGACGACCCGTGGCTGGAATCCGTGCCGGTGACGCTCGGCCGGGTCGTGCCGGTCCCGGACGGCGACTCCTGGCAACTGGCGGACGCCGAGGGCGAGTCGGCGCTGCCCCTGGCGGCCGGCACCCGTTCCGGTCCGGGGCTGTGGCGGCTGGTCGCGCTCTCGGGCGGCGCCCCGGTCACGGTCTTCGGCGAGTGCGGCCACCGCGGCTTCACCCCGCTGACGGCCTGGCCGCAGGAGACCGGCGAGGCGGTACCGCTGTGCTGA
- a CDS encoding DUF5682 family protein: protein MSDDTAWRRSPGPGPLLLGVRHHGPGSARAVRAALDAARPRAVLIEGPPEADALIPLVADPEMRPPVALLAHAVDEPGRSAFWPLADFSPEWVALRWALEHAVPARFIDLPAAHTLAWQRPEGPCEPDAGSGGGQQQIRVDPLAALAEAAGYDDPERWWEDVVEHRGGAGERDAFAPFAAVAEAMAALRETYGAGGRDRDPVREAHMRLRLRAAQREFGEQVAVVCGAWHVPALRAKHPVAADREMLKGLPKVKADLTWVPWTNRRLARASGYGAGIDSPGWYGHLFRAPDRPVERWLTKVAGLLREEDRIVSSAHVIEAVRLAETLAVMRGRPLPGLGETTDAVRAVLCEGSDVPLALVHDRLVVGDVLGEVPEAAPAVPLQRDLAREQRRLRLKPEALERELELDLRKETDAGRSRLLHRLRLLGVGWGEPAQSRGSTGTFRETWRLRWEPELSVRVAEAGVWGTTVEGAATGRAEADAVQASDLADVTGLAEHCLLAGLPDALPVVMRALADRAALDTDVGRLAQALPALVRSLRYGDVRGTDTRALAEVAAGLAERVFVGLPPACAALDADAADEMRGHVDAVHTAVGLLGETAAQAGPGQSDLRLRWGAVLRTLSGRDTVPGVLRGRAVRILLDEGELDPQEAARLMGLVLSPGTPPADAAAWIEGFVGGSGAGGMLLVHDERLLGLVDAWLTGVPAEAFTDVLPLLRRTFSVYEPGVRRTIGELVRRGPGERLRGGAGQAGGTPGFGAEPDAGRADAVLPVLRLLLGLGEGEEAEESDNDLVGAGR, encoded by the coding sequence GTGAGTGACGACACCGCGTGGCGGCGGTCGCCCGGCCCCGGGCCGCTGCTGCTGGGGGTTCGGCACCACGGGCCCGGCTCCGCGCGGGCGGTGCGGGCCGCGCTGGACGCCGCCCGGCCGCGGGCGGTGCTGATCGAGGGGCCGCCCGAGGCCGACGCGCTGATCCCGCTGGTCGCCGACCCGGAGATGCGGCCACCGGTCGCGCTCCTCGCGCACGCCGTGGACGAGCCCGGCCGCTCGGCGTTCTGGCCGCTGGCCGACTTCAGTCCCGAGTGGGTGGCGCTCCGCTGGGCCCTGGAGCACGCGGTCCCGGCCCGCTTCATCGACCTGCCGGCCGCGCACACGCTGGCGTGGCAGCGCCCGGAGGGCCCGTGCGAACCGGACGCCGGATCCGGCGGCGGGCAGCAGCAGATCCGCGTCGACCCCCTGGCCGCGCTCGCCGAGGCCGCCGGTTACGACGACCCCGAGCGCTGGTGGGAGGACGTCGTCGAGCACCGGGGCGGCGCCGGTGAGCGGGACGCGTTCGCGCCGTTCGCCGCGGTGGCGGAGGCGATGGCGGCGCTGCGGGAGACGTACGGGGCCGGCGGCCGCGACCGCGATCCCGTGCGGGAGGCCCACATGCGGCTCAGGCTGCGCGCCGCACAGCGGGAGTTCGGGGAGCAGGTCGCGGTGGTGTGCGGGGCGTGGCACGTGCCGGCGCTGCGCGCGAAGCACCCCGTCGCCGCCGACAGGGAAATGCTGAAGGGGCTGCCCAAGGTCAAGGCGGACCTGACCTGGGTGCCGTGGACGAACCGCAGGCTGGCCCGGGCGAGCGGCTACGGCGCGGGCATCGACTCGCCCGGCTGGTACGGGCATCTGTTCCGCGCCCCGGACCGGCCGGTGGAGCGGTGGCTCACCAAGGTGGCCGGACTGCTTCGCGAGGAGGACCGGATCGTCTCCTCGGCCCACGTCATCGAGGCGGTACGGCTGGCCGAGACACTCGCGGTGATGCGCGGCCGCCCGCTGCCCGGCCTCGGCGAGACGACCGACGCGGTGCGGGCTGTGCTCTGCGAGGGCTCGGACGTCCCGCTGGCGCTGGTGCACGACCGGCTGGTGGTCGGGGACGTGCTGGGGGAGGTGCCGGAGGCGGCGCCCGCGGTGCCGTTGCAGCGGGACCTCGCCCGGGAGCAGCGCCGGCTCAGGCTGAAGCCGGAGGCGCTGGAGCGTGAGCTGGAGCTCGACCTGCGCAAGGAGACCGACGCCGGGCGCAGCCGGCTGCTGCACCGGCTGCGGCTGCTCGGCGTCGGATGGGGGGAGCCCGCGCAGTCGCGGGGAAGCACCGGAACGTTCCGGGAGACGTGGCGGCTGCGCTGGGAGCCGGAGCTGTCGGTGCGGGTGGCCGAGGCGGGCGTGTGGGGGACGACCGTCGAGGGCGCGGCGACGGGCAGGGCCGAGGCCGACGCGGTGCAGGCGAGCGACCTCGCCGACGTCACCGGGCTCGCCGAGCACTGCCTGCTCGCCGGGCTGCCGGACGCGCTGCCGGTGGTGATGCGGGCGCTCGCCGACCGGGCCGCGCTGGACACGGACGTGGGCCGGCTCGCCCAGGCCCTGCCCGCCCTGGTCCGCTCCCTGCGCTACGGCGACGTCCGGGGCACCGACACCCGGGCACTCGCCGAGGTCGCCGCGGGTCTCGCCGAGCGGGTCTTCGTCGGGCTCCCGCCGGCCTGCGCCGCCCTCGACGCGGACGCCGCCGACGAGATGCGCGGCCATGTGGACGCGGTGCACACGGCGGTGGGCCTGCTCGGGGAGACGGCGGCGCAGGCCGGTCCCGGTCAGTCGGACCTCCGCCTCCGCTGGGGGGCCGTGCTGCGCACGCTCTCCGGGCGGGACACCGTGCCCGGGGTGCTGCGCGGCCGGGCCGTGCGGATCCTGCTCGACGAGGGAGAGCTGGATCCGCAGGAGGCGGCGCGGCTGATGGGCCTGGTGCTCTCACCGGGGACCCCGCCGGCGGACGCGGCCGCCTGGATCGAGGGGTTCGTCGGCGGGAGCGGTGCGGGCGGGATGCTGCTGGTGCACGACGAGCGGCTGCTCGGCCTGGTCGACGCCTGGCTGACCGGGGTGCCGGCGGAGGCGTTCACGGACGTGCTGCCGCTGCTGCGCCGGACGTTCTCGGTGTACGAGCCGGGGGTGCGCCGGACGATCGGCGAACTGGTGCGCCGTGGCCCGGGGGAGCGGCTCCGGGGCGGAGCGGGGCAGGCCGGCGGAACACCGGGGTTCGGCGCCGAGCCGGACGCCGGGCGCGCCGACGCCGTACTGCCGGTGCTGCGCCTGCTGCTCGGCCTCGGTGAAGGGGAAGAGGCGGAGGAATCGGACAACGACCTTGTGGGGGCGGGGAGATGA
- a CDS encoding VWA domain-containing protein yields the protein MTTDATAATDAGTRIGTGAGAADAARERLRRWRLVLGGEAADGTGCALSGRDAAMDGTLAALYGKGDRPQSGRERSAGLGASAPSVARWLGDIRTYFPSSVVQVMQRDAIDRLGLAALLLEPEMLEAVEADVHLVGTLLSLNKAMPETTKETARAVVRKVVEDLEKRLATRTRATLTGALDRSARVSRPRHHDIDWNRTIAANLKNYLPEYRTVVPERLVGYGRASQSVKKEVVLCIDQSGSMAASVVYASVFGAVLASMRSIDTRLVVFDTAVVDLTDQLDDPVDVLFGTQLGGGTDINRALAYCQSQITRPAETVVVLISDLYEGGIRNEMLKRVAAMKASGVQFVALLALSDEGAPAYDREHAAALAALGAPAFACTPDLFPEVMAAAIEKRPIPVPDTV from the coding sequence ATGACCACGGACGCGACGGCCGCGACGGACGCGGGCACCAGGATCGGCACCGGTGCCGGCGCCGCTGATGCCGCGCGGGAGCGGCTGCGGCGGTGGCGGCTGGTGCTCGGGGGCGAGGCCGCCGACGGGACCGGGTGCGCGCTGTCGGGGCGGGACGCGGCGATGGACGGGACGCTGGCCGCGCTGTACGGGAAGGGGGACAGACCGCAGTCGGGGCGGGAGCGTTCGGCGGGGCTCGGGGCGTCGGCGCCGTCGGTCGCACGCTGGCTCGGGGACATCCGGACGTACTTCCCGTCGTCCGTGGTGCAGGTCATGCAGCGTGACGCCATCGACCGGCTCGGGCTGGCCGCGCTGCTGCTCGAACCGGAGATGCTGGAGGCGGTGGAGGCGGACGTGCACCTGGTCGGCACGCTGCTCTCGCTCAACAAGGCGATGCCGGAGACGACGAAGGAGACGGCGCGGGCGGTCGTGCGCAAGGTCGTCGAGGACCTGGAGAAGCGGCTGGCCACCCGTACCCGGGCCACCCTGACCGGCGCCCTCGACCGCAGCGCCCGTGTCAGCCGCCCGCGCCACCACGACATCGACTGGAACCGCACCATCGCGGCCAATCTCAAGAACTACCTGCCCGAGTACCGGACGGTGGTACCGGAGCGGCTGGTGGGGTACGGGCGGGCGTCGCAGTCGGTGAAGAAGGAGGTGGTGCTCTGCATCGACCAGTCCGGGTCGATGGCGGCCTCGGTGGTGTACGCCTCGGTGTTCGGGGCGGTCCTCGCGTCCATGCGGTCGATCGACACCCGGCTGGTCGTCTTCGACACCGCGGTGGTCGACCTCACGGACCAGCTGGACGACCCGGTGGACGTCCTCTTCGGCACCCAGCTCGGCGGCGGGACGGACATCAACCGGGCGCTGGCGTACTGCCAGTCGCAGATCACCCGGCCCGCGGAGACCGTCGTCGTCCTCATCAGCGACCTCTACGAGGGCGGGATACGCAACGAGATGCTGAAGCGGGTCGCGGCGATGAAGGCGTCGGGGGTGCAGTTCGTGGCGCTGCTCGCGCTGTCGGACGAGGGGGCGCCGGCGTACGACCGGGAGCACGCGGCGGCGCTCGCGGCGCTGGGGGCACCGGCGTTCGCGTGCACGCCCGACCTCTTCCCGGAGGTGATGGCGGCGGCGATCGAGAAGCGGCCGATCCCGGTGCCGGACACCGTGTGA
- a CDS encoding AAA family ATPase — MTVSVEPTDPTTVESALRPHAEHAFAAELAALAAQDDRPRPARWKLSPWAVATYLLGGTLPDGTVITPKYVGPRRIVEVAVTTLATDRALLLLGVPGTAKTWVSEHLAAAVSGDSTLLVQGTAGTPEEAIRYGWNYAQLLAHGPSRDALVPSPVMRAMAEGMTARVEELTRIPADVQDTLITILSEKTLPIPELGQEVQAVRGFNLIATANDRDRGVNELSSALRRRFNTVVLPLPDSPDAEVDIVARRVDQLGRSLDLPAVPDGIEEIRRVVTVFRELRDGVTADGRTRIKSPSGTLSTAEAISVVTGGLALAAHFGDGVLRAGDVAAGILGAVVRDPAADRVVWQEYLETVVRERDGWKDFYRACREVSA, encoded by the coding sequence ATGACTGTGTCCGTGGAACCGACCGACCCGACGACCGTCGAGAGCGCACTGCGACCGCACGCCGAGCACGCCTTCGCCGCCGAACTCGCGGCACTGGCCGCACAGGACGACCGGCCGCGCCCGGCCCGCTGGAAGCTGTCCCCGTGGGCGGTGGCCACCTATCTGCTCGGCGGCACACTGCCGGACGGCACGGTGATCACGCCGAAGTACGTCGGCCCGCGCCGCATCGTCGAGGTCGCCGTCACCACCCTCGCCACCGACCGCGCCCTGCTCCTGCTCGGCGTGCCCGGCACCGCCAAGACCTGGGTCTCCGAGCACCTGGCCGCCGCCGTCAGCGGCGACTCGACCCTCCTCGTGCAGGGCACGGCCGGCACCCCGGAGGAGGCGATCCGCTACGGCTGGAACTACGCGCAGCTGCTCGCCCACGGCCCCAGCCGGGACGCCCTCGTGCCCAGCCCCGTCATGCGGGCCATGGCGGAGGGCATGACGGCGAGGGTCGAGGAGCTCACCCGGATCCCCGCCGACGTGCAGGACACGCTGATCACGATCTTGTCCGAGAAGACCCTGCCCATCCCCGAGCTGGGCCAGGAGGTGCAGGCGGTCCGCGGCTTCAACCTGATCGCCACCGCCAACGACCGCGACCGGGGGGTCAACGAGCTCTCCAGCGCCCTGCGCCGCCGCTTCAACACCGTGGTGCTGCCCCTGCCGGACAGCCCGGACGCCGAGGTCGACATCGTCGCGCGCCGGGTCGACCAGCTCGGCCGCTCCCTCGACCTGCCGGCCGTGCCCGACGGCATCGAGGAGATCCGCCGCGTCGTCACCGTCTTCCGCGAGCTGCGCGACGGGGTGACCGCCGACGGCCGCACCAGGATCAAGTCGCCGAGCGGCACGCTCTCCACGGCCGAGGCGATCTCCGTCGTCACCGGCGGCCTCGCCCTGGCGGCGCACTTCGGGGACGGCGTGCTGCGGGCCGGGGACGTCGCCGCCGGCATCCTCGGAGCGGTGGTCCGCGACCCGGCCGCCGACCGGGTCGTCTGGCAGGAGTACCTGGAGACGGTCGTCCGCGAGCGGGACGGCTGGAAGGACTTCTACCGCGCCTGCCGCGAGGTGAGCGCGTGA
- a CDS encoding RNA polymerase sigma factor: MPTRGQRRAAGGHPNHDRHAPNDTRFPVVTGEQPKCRSIYVYVLFRREVRPMTQSPGHVHEAGLSPALTPAQAFDALYAFCAPALVRQAYLLTGRRELAQEAVERAFQLAWQNWPQVARDRDPAGWVRAMVHECALSPWHRFRLRYRHPEPPPADAADRALLEALLKLPPTYRRTLLLYDGIGLDLPETAAETEASTPAAAGRLTRARRLVAGQVPELADPAALHRRLAELASTERLRAAQPPTVRTYAERRTRFWTRSALAFTATIVVATTLTLRTAPTHYEAPIGPAQAISGVPAEVGMGPLSAGERALQAKLRKSVQNGPERVVPLAR; encoded by the coding sequence GTGCCGACGAGAGGGCAACGACGGGCGGCGGGCGGTCATCCGAATCACGACCGCCATGCTCCCAACGACACGCGCTTTCCCGTCGTAACCGGTGAACAGCCGAAGTGTCGCTCAATATATGTTTATGTGCTTTTTCGAAGGGAGGTGCGCCCGATGACGCAGAGCCCTGGCCATGTCCACGAGGCCGGACTGTCCCCCGCTCTGACGCCCGCTCAGGCCTTCGACGCGCTCTACGCGTTCTGCGCCCCGGCCCTGGTGCGGCAGGCCTACCTGCTCACCGGCCGCCGGGAGCTGGCGCAGGAGGCCGTCGAGCGGGCCTTCCAACTGGCCTGGCAGAACTGGCCGCAGGTGGCCCGCGACCGGGATCCGGCCGGCTGGGTGCGGGCGATGGTGCACGAGTGTGCGCTCTCCCCCTGGCACCGGTTCCGGCTGCGCTACCGCCACCCCGAGCCGCCACCGGCCGACGCGGCCGACCGCGCGCTCCTGGAGGCGCTGCTGAAGCTGCCGCCGACGTACCGGCGCACGCTGCTGCTGTACGACGGCATCGGCCTCGACCTGCCGGAGACCGCGGCGGAGACGGAGGCGAGCACGCCGGCGGCGGCCGGCCGGCTGACCCGGGCGCGGCGGCTGGTCGCCGGCCAGGTGCCGGAGCTCGCCGACCCCGCCGCGCTGCACCGGCGGCTGGCCGAACTGGCCTCGACGGAGCGGCTGCGAGCGGCCCAGCCGCCCACCGTGCGGACGTACGCCGAACGGCGGACCCGTTTCTGGACCCGGTCCGCGCTCGCCTTCACGGCGACGATCGTCGTGGCGACGACCCTCACGCTGCGGACGGCACCGACGCACTACGAGGCGCCGATCGGCCCGGCGCAGGCGATCAGCGGGGTGCCGGCGGAGGTGGGGATGGGGCCGTTGTCCGCCGGGGAGCGGGCGCTGCAGGCGAAACTGCGGAAGTCCGTCCAGAACGGACCGGAGAGGGTGGTACCGCTGGCGAGGTGA
- the sucD gene encoding succinate--CoA ligase subunit alpha — protein sequence MAIWLNKDSKVIVQGMTGATGMKHTKLMLGDGTNVVGGVNPRKAGQTVDFDGTEVPVFGTVAEAIEKTGANVSVIFVPEKFTKDAVVEAIDAEIPLAVVITEGIAVHDSASFWAYAGKKGNKTRIIGPNCPGIITVGQSNVGIIPGDITKPGRIGLVSKSGTLTYQMMYELRDIGFSTAVGIGGDPIIGTTHIDALAAFEADPDTDLIVMIGEIGGDAEERAADFIAKNVTKPVVGYVAGFTAPEGKTMGHAGAIVSGSSGTAQAKKEALEAAGVKVGKTPTETAKLAREILAG from the coding sequence ATGGCTATCTGGCTCAACAAGGACAGCAAGGTCATCGTCCAGGGCATGACGGGCGCCACCGGCATGAAGCACACCAAGCTCATGCTCGGCGACGGCACCAACGTCGTGGGCGGCGTGAACCCGCGCAAGGCGGGGCAGACCGTGGACTTCGACGGCACCGAGGTACCGGTCTTCGGTACGGTCGCCGAGGCCATCGAGAAGACCGGCGCCAACGTCTCCGTCATCTTCGTGCCGGAGAAGTTCACCAAGGACGCGGTCGTCGAGGCCATCGACGCCGAGATCCCGCTGGCCGTCGTGATCACCGAGGGCATCGCCGTGCACGACTCGGCGTCGTTCTGGGCGTACGCCGGCAAGAAGGGCAACAAGACCCGGATCATCGGCCCGAACTGCCCCGGCATCATCACCGTCGGCCAGTCCAACGTCGGCATCATCCCGGGCGACATCACCAAGCCGGGCCGCATCGGCCTGGTCTCGAAGTCCGGCACGCTGACGTACCAGATGATGTACGAGCTCCGTGACATCGGCTTCTCCACCGCCGTCGGCATCGGTGGCGACCCGATCATCGGCACCACGCACATCGACGCGCTCGCCGCGTTCGAGGCCGACCCCGACACCGACCTGATCGTCATGATCGGTGAGATCGGTGGCGACGCCGAGGAGCGGGCCGCGGACTTCATCGCGAAGAACGTGACCAAGCCGGTCGTCGGCTACGTCGCGGGCTTCACCGCGCCGGAGGGCAAGACGATGGGCCACGCCGGCGCCATCGTCTCCGGTTCGTCGGGCACCGCCCAGGCGAAGAAGGAGGCCCTGGAGGCCGCGGGCGTCAAGGTCGGCAAGACCCCGACCGAGACGGCGAAGCTGGCACGCGAGATCCTCGCCGGCTGA
- a CDS encoding DUF5691 domain-containing protein codes for MTAWEDLVTTALLGTDRRPPTTGGPCREAPVALLDEAAVATVRRRAGLRPAPAAHRPEPTPGDPRPALPAAAARRLAMLLSDRPGTAAGGRRGTSPDLMELLPQWLAAANARGFAAPPQALPALLDAARGRTDLRAAALAFAGPRALWLARLNQDWRFALRAAPGGGAALPGPEDTDGIRQLWQEGLFAERVALLAALRARAPESARELLAGTWATERAEDRLMFLDSLRMGLAAGDEPFLEQALSDRSRNVRTTAAELLSALPGSALAGRMAVRAGACVAVDRTGDRPVIAVEAPPECDPGMERDGVVAKPPAGRGERSWWLGQLVEAAPLSGWQARLGGRNPQEIVALPVADGWQGELHAAWCRAAVRQRDAEWARALLGVPGAPEAAGPGAVSLAERAKLLGTLAGDERAGWVAGFVAAHGLSEAFQLLGVCAVPWSAPLGRSVVDALNIARDAGSYPWSFSGVMGLAERCLDPSEAGRLDALLAVPDEREDASPGAGGYWAEAFQRLVTTLRLRAAMLTELDDRAP; via the coding sequence GTGACCGCTTGGGAAGATCTCGTCACCACGGCGCTGCTGGGCACGGACCGGCGCCCGCCGACGACCGGCGGACCGTGCCGCGAGGCTCCCGTGGCCCTGCTGGACGAGGCGGCCGTGGCGACCGTACGACGGCGGGCCGGGCTGCGTCCGGCACCGGCCGCACACCGCCCCGAACCGACCCCCGGGGACCCGCGCCCCGCGCTGCCCGCCGCCGCGGCACGCAGACTGGCGATGCTGCTGTCCGATCGCCCCGGCACCGCGGCCGGCGGCCGGCGGGGTACCTCGCCGGACCTGATGGAGCTGCTGCCGCAGTGGCTCGCGGCGGCCAACGCACGCGGGTTCGCCGCTCCCCCGCAGGCGCTGCCCGCACTGCTGGACGCGGCCCGGGGCCGTACCGACCTGCGGGCCGCCGCGCTGGCCTTTGCGGGACCGCGCGCCCTGTGGCTGGCCCGGCTCAACCAGGACTGGCGGTTCGCCCTGCGCGCGGCCCCGGGCGGCGGCGCGGCCCTGCCCGGCCCCGAGGACACCGACGGGATACGGCAGTTGTGGCAGGAGGGGCTGTTCGCCGAGCGGGTGGCCCTGCTGGCCGCGCTGCGGGCCCGCGCGCCCGAGTCGGCGCGCGAGCTGCTGGCCGGGACCTGGGCGACGGAGCGGGCCGAGGACCGGCTGATGTTCCTCGACTCGCTGCGCATGGGACTGGCCGCCGGGGACGAGCCGTTCCTGGAGCAGGCGCTGTCGGACCGCAGCCGCAACGTGCGGACGACGGCGGCCGAGCTGCTGTCCGCGCTGCCCGGCTCGGCGCTCGCCGGGCGGATGGCGGTGCGGGCCGGGGCGTGCGTGGCGGTCGACCGCACCGGGGACCGTCCGGTGATCGCGGTGGAGGCACCGCCGGAGTGCGACCCCGGGATGGAGCGCGACGGCGTCGTGGCCAAACCGCCGGCCGGACGCGGCGAGCGGTCCTGGTGGCTGGGGCAGCTGGTGGAGGCGGCCCCGCTCTCCGGCTGGCAGGCCCGGCTCGGCGGCCGGAACCCGCAGGAGATCGTGGCGCTGCCGGTGGCGGACGGCTGGCAGGGCGAGCTGCACGCGGCCTGGTGCCGGGCCGCCGTACGGCAGCGGGACGCCGAGTGGGCGAGAGCGCTGCTCGGGGTGCCGGGGGCACCGGAGGCGGCCGGTCCGGGCGCGGTGTCCCTGGCCGAGCGGGCCAAGCTGCTGGGCACGCTGGCGGGCGACGAGCGCGCCGGCTGGGTGGCCGGCTTCGTCGCGGCACACGGCCTGTCGGAGGCGTTCCAGCTGCTCGGCGTCTGCGCCGTGCCGTGGTCCGCGCCACTCGGCCGGTCCGTGGTGGACGCCCTCAACATCGCGCGGGACGCGGGAAGTTACCCGTGGAGCTTCAGCGGGGTGATGGGCCTGGCCGAGCGGTGCCTGGATCCCTCGGAAGCCGGCCGCCTGGACGCCCTCCTCGCGGTACCGGACGAACGCGAGGACGCCTCACCGGGAGCCGGCGGCTACTGGGCCGAGGCGTTCCAGCGCCTGGTGACGACACTGAGGCTGCGGGCGGCCATGCTCACAGAGCTGGACGACCGCGCCCCCTAG